A section of the Microbulbifer pacificus genome encodes:
- a CDS encoding S9 family peptidase, with protein sequence MKRLGFLSIALLAAAPLVAPQAAQPLRPFEMADMHQLQDLSGPSFSPDGERIAYTVSGHNLDSDASVSDLWRASWSGGEPVQLTNTQFDSEWAPAYSPDGKWLAFLGDGSEDGSAQIFVMPAAGGEPRQVSSLPAGVTDFVWAPDSRRFALIAEDAPPPVRKDSRGEDKPVPPLVIDRFQFVEDYRDYLTNRYQRLWTLSLDGEQLTQLTRAPMDVWLPSWSPDGASVAYVTRTGPDPDRHLNYDVYTVTPEAGAEPKRISSFAGTDVDPYWESRPVWSPDGKQLAWLQSGEDKWIYYAPWQLVVADLEKGTERKLAHIDRSFYKPRWSPDGKSIYALVEQNLNTWLARIDVASEKIDYLSQGQRFGYDYALAPNGRLAELVSTDTRPFFIESVEAKPRTLADHNSFLSQVQLQASEELRFDSEGHSIEALLVKPVGYQPGKKYPTIVRVHGGPVYQFSHEFMYDWQLYAAAGYAVLAVNPRGSSGRGFDFARAIYASWGEADVKDVLAGVDHLVDLGIADKQRLGLGGWSYGGILTNFLIGSDTRFKAAISGAGVANVLGSYGHDQYSREYELELGTPWENFDNYARVSYPFLHADRITTPTLYQCAEKDRNVPCLGAEQMYQALRSLKVDSQLVIYPGQNHGLNVPSYLADRMQRNLDWYGQYLLKKRG encoded by the coding sequence ATGAAGCGACTGGGATTCCTGTCGATCGCCCTGCTGGCGGCGGCACCACTGGTAGCACCACAGGCGGCGCAGCCGCTGCGGCCGTTCGAAATGGCGGACATGCACCAGCTGCAGGACCTGTCCGGGCCGAGCTTTTCCCCGGACGGCGAGCGCATCGCCTACACCGTCAGCGGCCACAACCTGGACAGCGACGCCAGCGTGTCCGACCTGTGGCGCGCGAGCTGGTCCGGCGGCGAGCCGGTGCAGCTCACCAACACCCAGTTCGACAGTGAGTGGGCACCCGCCTACAGCCCGGACGGCAAGTGGCTGGCGTTCCTCGGCGACGGCAGCGAGGACGGCAGCGCGCAGATATTCGTGATGCCGGCCGCCGGCGGCGAGCCGCGCCAGGTGAGCAGCCTGCCCGCCGGGGTCACCGACTTTGTATGGGCGCCGGACAGCCGCCGCTTTGCGCTGATCGCCGAAGACGCACCGCCGCCGGTGCGCAAGGACAGCCGCGGCGAGGACAAGCCGGTACCGCCGCTGGTGATCGACCGCTTCCAGTTTGTCGAGGACTACCGCGATTACCTCACCAACCGCTACCAGCGTCTGTGGACCCTGAGCCTAGACGGCGAGCAGCTCACCCAGCTGACCCGCGCGCCGATGGATGTGTGGCTGCCATCCTGGTCGCCGGACGGCGCCAGCGTTGCCTACGTGACCCGCACCGGTCCGGACCCGGATCGCCACCTGAACTACGACGTCTACACCGTGACCCCCGAGGCCGGCGCCGAACCCAAGCGCATCAGCAGTTTTGCCGGCACCGATGTGGACCCCTACTGGGAATCCCGCCCGGTGTGGTCGCCGGACGGCAAGCAACTGGCGTGGCTGCAGAGCGGCGAGGACAAGTGGATCTACTATGCGCCCTGGCAGCTGGTGGTCGCCGACCTGGAGAAGGGCACCGAGCGCAAGCTGGCGCATATTGACCGCAGCTTTTACAAACCGCGCTGGTCACCGGACGGTAAATCCATCTACGCACTGGTGGAGCAGAACCTGAACACCTGGCTCGCGCGCATCGACGTGGCCAGCGAGAAAATCGATTACCTGAGCCAGGGCCAGCGCTTCGGTTACGACTATGCACTGGCCCCCAATGGCCGCCTGGCGGAGCTGGTCTCCACCGACACCCGCCCGTTTTTCATCGAGAGCGTGGAAGCCAAACCGCGCACCCTCGCCGACCACAATAGCTTCCTGAGCCAGGTGCAACTGCAGGCGAGCGAGGAGCTGCGCTTTGACAGCGAGGGCCACAGCATCGAGGCACTGCTGGTGAAGCCGGTCGGCTACCAGCCCGGCAAGAAATACCCCACCATCGTGCGCGTGCACGGCGGCCCGGTGTACCAGTTCTCCCATGAGTTCATGTACGACTGGCAGCTGTATGCGGCGGCAGGCTACGCAGTACTGGCGGTGAACCCGCGCGGCTCCTCCGGCCGCGGTTTCGATTTCGCGCGTGCGATCTACGCCAGCTGGGGCGAGGCGGACGTCAAGGATGTGCTCGCCGGCGTCGATCACCTGGTGGATCTCGGTATCGCCGACAAGCAGCGCCTGGGACTCGGCGGCTGGAGTTACGGCGGCATCCTCACCAACTTCCTGATCGGCAGCGACACCCGCTTCAAGGCCGCCATCAGCGGCGCCGGCGTGGCCAATGTGCTCGGCAGCTACGGCCACGACCAGTACAGCCGCGAATACGAGCTGGAGCTGGGCACGCCGTGGGAGAACTTCGATAACTACGCGCGGGTCAGCTACCCGTTCCTGCACGCGGACCGCATCACCACCCCCACCCTGTACCAGTGCGCGGAGAAAGACCGCAACGTGCCCTGCCTCGGCGCCGAGCAGATGTACCAGGCACTGCGCTCGCTGAAGGTGGACTCGCAGCTGGTGATCTACCCCGGGCAGAACCACGGCCTCAACGTCCCCAGTTACCTGGCGGACCGCATGCAGCGCAACCTGGACTGGTACGGCCAGTACCTGCTGAAAAAGCGCGGCTGA
- the nhaC gene encoding Na+/H+ antiporter NhaC, with translation MNKPANQIPLWLALVPLLVLIGLLGLSVNLFGDGSSSGPNQLALFLAAAAAALIGLLRGQSWAELEKAMVHGISLSMNACLILLMVGTMIGAWMVSGTAPALIYYGLGLLDPHWLYPVAMVVCALVAVSIGSSWTTAGTVGIALLGVAHVMGLSLPITAGAVISGAYFGDKMSPLSDTTNLAPAMAGTDLFTHIRHMLWTTVPSFLIALVLFTWLALGTDGEGSAETIARSRELLQSQFNIGWPTFLPLLVVLGLALRKVPAYPAILLGALTGALVAIVYQPEALIRFAGESTGPGWRATALAIWQAMSSGYVSATGDDVLDSLLSRGGMTSMVNTVWLILAAMSFGAVMEHTGLLQRLVQVLLKQVRGTGSLIATTVATALGMNIVGSDQYMAIVLPGRMFRAEFKRRGLAPQNLSRTLEDAGTMTSALVPWNTCGAFMAATLGVPTLAYAPYAFLNLINPLMAMAYGFANFRIVRLDEQPDGDGSARDLDVPPMMEPERA, from the coding sequence ATGAACAAGCCCGCAAACCAAATTCCGTTGTGGCTGGCACTGGTGCCGCTGCTGGTACTGATCGGCCTGCTGGGCCTGTCCGTCAACCTGTTCGGCGACGGGTCCTCGTCCGGCCCCAACCAGCTGGCGCTGTTCCTGGCAGCCGCCGCCGCCGCGCTGATCGGCCTGTTGCGCGGGCAGAGCTGGGCGGAACTGGAAAAGGCGATGGTGCACGGCATCAGCCTGTCGATGAACGCGTGCCTGATCCTGCTGATGGTCGGCACCATGATCGGCGCCTGGATGGTCAGCGGCACCGCGCCAGCGCTGATCTACTACGGCCTCGGCCTGCTGGATCCGCACTGGCTCTACCCGGTCGCCATGGTTGTTTGCGCGCTGGTAGCCGTGTCCATCGGCAGCTCTTGGACCACGGCCGGTACCGTCGGTATTGCCCTGCTGGGCGTAGCCCATGTGATGGGACTGTCGCTGCCGATCACGGCCGGCGCGGTGATCTCCGGGGCCTACTTCGGCGACAAGATGTCGCCGCTTTCCGACACCACCAACCTGGCACCGGCCATGGCCGGCACCGACCTGTTCACCCATATCCGCCACATGCTGTGGACCACGGTGCCCTCGTTCCTGATCGCGCTGGTGCTGTTCACCTGGCTGGCGCTCGGCACCGACGGCGAGGGCAGTGCAGAGACCATTGCACGCAGTCGCGAGCTGCTGCAAAGCCAGTTCAATATCGGCTGGCCGACCTTCCTGCCACTGCTGGTGGTACTCGGCCTGGCACTGCGCAAGGTGCCAGCCTATCCGGCGATACTCCTGGGTGCTCTAACCGGCGCGCTGGTGGCCATCGTCTACCAGCCCGAGGCGCTGATCCGCTTCGCCGGCGAAAGCACCGGACCGGGCTGGCGCGCAACGGCGCTCGCCATCTGGCAGGCCATGTCCAGCGGCTATGTATCTGCGACCGGCGATGATGTGCTCGACAGCCTGCTGTCCCGCGGCGGCATGACCAGCATGGTCAACACCGTTTGGCTCATTCTCGCCGCCATGAGTTTCGGCGCGGTGATGGAACACACTGGGCTGCTGCAGCGACTGGTGCAGGTGCTGCTGAAACAGGTACGCGGCACCGGCTCGCTGATCGCCACCACCGTGGCCACCGCCCTCGGCATGAACATCGTCGGCTCTGACCAGTACATGGCCATCGTGCTGCCCGGGCGTATGTTCCGCGCCGAGTTCAAGCGCCGCGGCCTGGCACCGCAGAACCTGTCCCGCACCCTCGAGGACGCCGGCACCATGACCTCCGCACTGGTGCCGTGGAATACCTGCGGCGCATTTATGGCCGCGACCCTGGGCGTACCCACCTTGGCTTACGCGCCCTACGCCTTCCTGAACCTGATCAACCCGCTGATGGCGATGGCCTACGGCTTCGCGAATTTCAGAATCGTGCGCCTCGACGAACAGCCCGATGGCGACGGCAGCGCGCGCGATCTCGATGTACCACCGATGATGGAACCCGAACGTGCATAA
- a CDS encoding DmpA family aminopeptidase translates to MHKLSFHRQFIAAGLLMIIAATCNAERARDLGIPFDGTPGPLNAITDVPGITVGHTTLIADTEEGHAVRTGVTAILPRGDDSLMDPVMAAIFSLNGNGEMTGSHWVEESGVLEGPVMITNTHSVGTVRDATIAWRVKAAPPDASGYTWSLPLVAETWDGHLNDINGFHVKAEDAVAALEGARGGPVAEGNVGGGTGMICHEYKCGIGTASRLVSAEKENYRVGVLVQANYGLRDTLRIAGVPVGQHLRNDRIYSEEDPEAGDTGSIIIVVATDAPLLPHQLKRLAKRAAMGLARVGSYAGNGSGDIFIAFSTGNPASQTGLQQVRMLGNEHLDPLFRGTVEATEEAIVNALVAARDMRGEGGNYARAIDHAALVKLVDKYRP, encoded by the coding sequence GTGCATAAACTCTCCTTTCACCGCCAATTCATCGCCGCAGGCCTGCTGATGATCATCGCTGCCACCTGTAATGCCGAACGCGCCCGCGACCTGGGTATCCCGTTTGACGGCACCCCCGGGCCGCTGAACGCCATTACCGACGTGCCCGGCATCACCGTCGGCCACACCACCCTGATCGCCGATACCGAAGAGGGCCATGCGGTGCGCACCGGCGTCACCGCGATCCTGCCCCGCGGCGACGACAGCCTGATGGACCCGGTGATGGCCGCCATCTTCTCCCTGAACGGCAACGGTGAGATGACCGGTAGCCACTGGGTGGAGGAGTCCGGCGTGCTGGAAGGCCCGGTGATGATCACCAACACCCACAGCGTGGGCACGGTGCGCGACGCCACCATAGCCTGGCGGGTCAAGGCCGCGCCGCCGGATGCCAGCGGTTACACCTGGTCGCTGCCACTGGTCGCCGAGACCTGGGACGGGCACCTGAACGATATCAACGGCTTTCACGTGAAGGCGGAGGATGCGGTGGCCGCACTGGAAGGCGCCAGGGGCGGCCCGGTGGCCGAGGGCAATGTGGGCGGCGGCACCGGCATGATCTGCCACGAGTACAAATGCGGTATTGGCACCGCCTCGCGGCTGGTCAGTGCGGAGAAGGAAAACTACCGGGTGGGCGTGCTGGTGCAGGCCAACTACGGCCTGCGCGATACGCTGCGTATCGCCGGGGTACCCGTGGGCCAGCACCTGCGCAACGATCGCATCTATTCCGAGGAAGACCCCGAGGCGGGTGATACCGGTTCCATCATCATCGTGGTGGCCACCGACGCACCACTGCTGCCGCACCAGCTAAAGCGACTGGCAAAGCGCGCCGCCATGGGCCTGGCCCGGGTCGGCTCCTATGCGGGCAACGGCTCCGGCGACATCTTCATCGCCTTCTCCACCGGCAATCCGGCCAGCCAGACCGGCCTGCAGCAGGTACGCATGCTCGGCAACGAGCACCTAGACCCGCTGTTTCGCGGCACCGTAGAGGCCACCGAGGAAGCCATCGTCAACGCCCTGGTCGCGGCGCGCGACATGCGCGGCGAGGGCGGCAATTACGCCAGGGCCATCGACCATGCGGCACTGGTCAAGCTTGTGGATAAGTATCGGCCGTAA
- a CDS encoding TrmH family RNA methyltransferase — protein MEVDKTDARKRADEIKPYRCKNLIAVLEYPMDMKNIGTVIRNVNALGVEKTYIVDPRNSLPDDWQEMRERKSLSKPSVSAIKWSFVKRFNSTEDCLAHLVKNRFISIVTSPHVKGKDNFILHEADYTQPKLAVWFGNESRGISDLAVEGSAFCVSIPMFGMIESLNLGTTSGIVLYEVTKQRREYQEKYKRANRGH, from the coding sequence ATGGAAGTTGATAAAACTGACGCTCGAAAAAGAGCCGATGAAATTAAGCCTTATCGCTGTAAAAATCTGATAGCTGTTCTCGAATATCCAATGGACATGAAGAACATTGGAACAGTCATTAGAAACGTCAATGCGTTAGGCGTCGAAAAAACGTACATTGTTGATCCGCGCAACTCATTGCCCGATGATTGGCAGGAAATGAGAGAAAGGAAATCACTCTCAAAACCGTCTGTCTCTGCGATCAAGTGGAGCTTCGTAAAGCGATTCAATAGTACCGAAGACTGTCTGGCTCATTTGGTGAAGAATAGATTTATCTCGATCGTTACCTCTCCTCATGTAAAAGGAAAAGACAACTTTATATTACATGAGGCGGATTATACTCAGCCAAAATTGGCTGTTTGGTTTGGTAACGAATCTAGAGGTATCAGTGATCTTGCAGTTGAAGGTAGCGCATTCTGTGTATCCATTCCAATGTTCGGAATGATTGAGAGCCTGAACCTGGGAACAACTTCTGGAATTGTATTGTATGAAGTTACCAAGCAGCGCCGCGAGTACCAGGAAAAGTACAAGAGAGCAAACCGCGGTCACTAA
- a CDS encoding nuclear transport factor 2 family protein — protein MKIIRKLMLVLSLFSGAVSAQVAPAFEPVMALFSAMSEVDHSGMRAAVTDKFELLENGDVWGIDELIAVVTPSEYKRESFFSLISTDVREDIALINYWNKAVFSSKKSTKNVTWLESVVVVKEDGSWRLQQMHSTRVDPEKVPDSVAFTEMR, from the coding sequence ATGAAAATAATAAGAAAACTTATGTTGGTTCTATCGCTATTCTCTGGGGCGGTTTCAGCACAGGTGGCTCCGGCTTTTGAGCCTGTTATGGCGCTATTTTCTGCCATGTCAGAAGTTGACCACTCAGGTATGAGGGCTGCAGTAACGGATAAATTCGAACTCCTTGAAAACGGAGACGTTTGGGGTATTGATGAGCTTATCGCTGTTGTCACGCCAAGTGAATACAAGAGAGAAAGCTTCTTTAGCCTGATTTCTACCGATGTGAGAGAAGATATAGCGCTTATAAATTACTGGAATAAAGCCGTTTTTTCATCAAAAAAATCCACGAAAAATGTTACTTGGCTGGAAAGTGTGGTGGTAGTCAAGGAAGATGGAAGCTGGCGTCTACAGCAGATGCATTCTACGCGTGTTGACCCGGAAAAGGTTCCAGATTCTGTTGCATTTACAGAGATGCGCTAA
- a CDS encoding NADAR family protein, which translates to MKRIEFYSIADDFGDFSNFAPYPIKVDGKVWPTSEHYFQAQKFEDVAYREKIRRANTPSIAASLGRDRKMKLRRNWESVKVSVMRKALEAKYTQHEDLKILLLSTGDAKLVEHTDNDHYWGDGGDGSGKNMLGILLEQVRKELTSGT; encoded by the coding sequence ATGAAACGAATCGAGTTCTACAGCATTGCTGATGATTTTGGCGATTTCTCAAATTTTGCTCCTTACCCGATCAAGGTAGACGGCAAGGTGTGGCCGACGAGTGAGCATTACTTCCAAGCTCAGAAATTTGAAGATGTGGCTTACCGCGAGAAAATTCGTAGAGCTAATACACCATCAATTGCCGCTAGCCTTGGTCGTGATCGAAAAATGAAGCTGCGTCGAAATTGGGAGTCTGTAAAAGTCAGTGTAATGCGAAAAGCATTAGAGGCAAAGTATACACAGCATGAAGATCTGAAAATTCTTCTGCTCTCGACAGGTGATGCGAAACTGGTTGAGCACACGGATAATGATCACTATTGGGGGGATGGTGGTGATGGCAGTGGTAAAAATATGCTGGGTATACTTTTGGAACAAGTGCGAAAAGAGCTAACGTCAGGCACATGA
- a CDS encoding MAPEG family protein codes for MSSELYYLTLVTIFTAVLWAPYILNRFAVWGIFDTVGYPADPKPQSPWAVRLQKAHANAIENLVVFAVLVLIAQVAGISNSVTVTTCVVYFWARVVHALAYALGIPWVRTLAFVAGFFAQVAVAWQLLTAMSVGA; via the coding sequence ATGAGCAGTGAACTTTATTACCTGACGCTCGTTACCATCTTTACGGCAGTGCTGTGGGCGCCGTACATTCTGAACCGGTTCGCGGTCTGGGGCATATTCGATACGGTGGGCTACCCCGCAGATCCGAAACCCCAGTCGCCCTGGGCGGTGCGCCTGCAAAAGGCGCATGCCAATGCCATCGAAAACCTGGTGGTGTTTGCTGTATTGGTGCTGATTGCACAGGTGGCAGGTATCAGCAATTCAGTTACCGTGACTACATGCGTAGTGTATTTCTGGGCGCGGGTGGTGCATGCACTTGCATACGCACTGGGGATTCCCTGGGTGCGCACCCTGGCTTTTGTGGCGGGCTTTTTTGCACAGGTGGCGGTGGCATGGCAGTTGCTAACGGCGATGTCGGTTGGCGCTTGA
- a CDS encoding NADP-dependent oxidoreductase, which yields MTYKAIQLSKRPSGDITPDIFATVELETPVLEEGQFLVKQTYMSLDPAMRTWLNPREDSYMPPVQVGEVMRSYGVGEVVESRNANYPVGARVMGVTGWAEYVLGNEEMQVVDAALDPEALLSVFYVTGLTAYVGLIKIGRPQAGETILVSGAAGSVGSLVGQIAKAEGLRVVGTAGSDEKCRWLEEELGFDKAINYKSGDLAAQLDAACPNGIDLFFENTGGPIQQLAYERMNRFGRILVCGMISEYNLEKPVPGPNWMDINLKGLRVEGFVVPDHLDKAQEATEALAKYVQNGQIRFRTHVLDGLESAIDGINLLFNGGNEGKLLVKL from the coding sequence ATGACCTATAAAGCCATCCAACTGAGCAAGCGCCCCAGCGGCGATATCACCCCGGACATTTTCGCAACCGTCGAACTGGAAACGCCGGTGCTGGAAGAGGGCCAGTTCCTGGTCAAGCAGACTTACATGTCCCTCGACCCTGCGATGCGCACCTGGCTGAATCCGCGCGAAGACAGCTATATGCCGCCGGTTCAGGTCGGCGAAGTGATGCGCTCCTACGGCGTTGGTGAGGTGGTCGAGTCCCGCAACGCCAACTATCCGGTGGGCGCGCGGGTGATGGGCGTTACCGGCTGGGCGGAATACGTGCTCGGCAACGAGGAAATGCAGGTAGTGGATGCCGCGCTCGACCCGGAAGCGCTGCTGTCCGTGTTCTACGTCACCGGCCTGACGGCCTATGTGGGCCTGATCAAGATCGGTCGGCCGCAAGCCGGGGAGACCATTCTGGTTAGCGGCGCGGCCGGCTCTGTGGGCTCACTGGTGGGACAGATTGCCAAGGCCGAAGGCCTGCGCGTTGTGGGTACCGCCGGCAGCGACGAGAAATGTCGCTGGCTGGAGGAGGAGCTCGGTTTCGACAAGGCGATCAACTACAAATCTGGCGACCTCGCCGCGCAGCTGGACGCAGCCTGCCCGAACGGCATCGACCTGTTCTTCGAAAATACCGGCGGTCCGATCCAGCAGCTGGCCTACGAGCGCATGAACCGCTTCGGTCGCATCCTGGTGTGCGGCATGATCTCCGAGTACAACCTCGAGAAGCCGGTACCAGGCCCGAACTGGATGGACATCAACCTGAAAGGGCTGCGCGTAGAAGGTTTCGTGGTGCCGGATCACCTGGATAAGGCGCAGGAAGCCACCGAAGCTCTGGCCAAGTATGTACAGAACGGGCAAATCCGCTTTCGCACCCATGTGCTCGACGGTCTGGAAAGTGCTATCGATGGTATTAACCTGCTGTTCAATGGAGGCAACGAGGGCAAGCTGCTGGTCAAACTCTGA
- a CDS encoding AraC family transcriptional regulator codes for MEEFSRASSLVMFDEFCVASGLDPRLMLDNAGLPADTLAHPDNLISFQRMALLLDDCARESGNPLFGLELGLRQGTAVFGQLLYLVKNANTVGESLAELARYYHLHSSSGVVKVEVHNKLAFLEYTPILREGIPSRQAIEQGVAVGWQLLKMLLGRQWNPRVLYLQTAAGASAHRYARLLRIAPHFNSDRNAWVFDAALLAAPLSDADPALHALMQAHIERLDELAPKELPAFVSHLLRNLLPNGQVSLDYVADYMMLGTRTLQRMLTEEGTSFQSLLNETRQAEATRYLKESDISLTQLAGLLGYADLATFSKAFQRWFGMSPRQWRQANGRPGSVRKLARERRRPSWLR; via the coding sequence ATGGAAGAATTCTCCCGGGCCTCATCGCTGGTAATGTTTGACGAGTTCTGCGTCGCCTCTGGGCTCGATCCACGGCTAATGTTGGATAATGCCGGCCTTCCCGCCGATACCCTGGCGCATCCCGATAACCTGATTTCCTTCCAGCGTATGGCCCTGTTGCTGGATGACTGTGCGCGGGAATCGGGAAACCCTCTGTTCGGACTGGAACTCGGTTTACGCCAGGGCACCGCGGTATTTGGCCAGCTGCTGTATCTGGTCAAGAACGCCAACACCGTCGGCGAATCGCTCGCCGAGCTCGCCCGCTATTACCACCTGCATTCCAGCAGTGGCGTGGTGAAGGTTGAGGTTCACAATAAGCTGGCATTCCTTGAGTACACGCCGATACTGCGCGAAGGCATTCCCTCCCGGCAGGCGATCGAACAAGGTGTGGCGGTAGGGTGGCAGTTGCTGAAAATGTTGCTGGGACGGCAGTGGAATCCCCGGGTCCTGTATCTGCAGACGGCGGCAGGCGCTTCCGCGCACCGCTATGCGCGCCTGTTGCGCATCGCGCCCCACTTCAATAGCGACAGGAATGCCTGGGTTTTTGATGCCGCACTGCTGGCGGCGCCACTGAGTGACGCGGACCCGGCACTGCACGCGCTGATGCAGGCACACATCGAAAGACTGGACGAACTTGCCCCCAAGGAACTGCCCGCATTCGTCAGTCACCTGCTGCGCAACCTGCTGCCCAATGGCCAGGTTTCCCTGGACTATGTTGCCGATTACATGATGCTCGGCACCCGCACCCTGCAGCGCATGCTGACGGAGGAGGGAACCAGCTTCCAGTCGCTGCTGAATGAAACCCGCCAGGCGGAGGCGACGCGCTACCTGAAGGAGTCCGACATCAGCCTGACCCAGCTGGCAGGCCTGCTCGGGTATGCCGACCTCGCCACCTTTTCCAAAGCCTTTCAGCGCTGGTTTGGCATGAGTCCGCGCCAGTGGCGCCAGGCCAACGGCCGGCCCGGCTCCGTCAGGAAGCTGGCGCGGGAGCGCCGGCGGCCTTCCTGGCTGCGCTGA